Proteins from one Propionispora hippei DSM 15287 genomic window:
- a CDS encoding HMA2 domain-containing protein, which produces MTYFTGLALGISAGRRLHLLLKDKGFVLLHALPGRRRYHHSALLHNPALIQTWQQALPYIPGLKKIEFTAETGNILIEHTCDSSVIDQLTAYLDQVQKQPSSQSAYGQVGHTIRRKVRLLNHRLLEHSKKTLDIRTVLALFFLVWGSQKLGAAATYRPSGYQLLWWAYSLMKGRN; this is translated from the coding sequence ATGACATATTTCACCGGTTTAGCTCTGGGAATTTCCGCAGGACGCCGTTTACACCTTTTACTTAAAGACAAAGGTTTTGTGCTTCTTCATGCTTTACCGGGAAGGCGGCGTTACCATCACAGCGCTTTGCTTCACAACCCCGCTCTTATCCAAACCTGGCAGCAAGCCTTACCTTACATACCGGGACTGAAAAAAATCGAGTTTACCGCCGAAACCGGCAATATTCTGATTGAGCACACCTGTGATTCCTCCGTCATTGATCAGCTAACAGCTTATCTCGATCAGGTGCAAAAGCAGCCTTCATCACAGTCTGCTTACGGACAGGTCGGCCACACCATTCGCCGTAAGGTCCGCCTCTTAAACCACCGCCTGCTGGAGCACAGCAAAAAAACACTGGATATCAGGACCGTACTGGCCTTGTTTTTTCTTGTCTGGGGCAGCCAGAAGCTTGGGGCAGCAGCCACCTACCGTCCGTCAGGCTATCAACTTCTTTGGTGGGCTTATTCTCTAATGAAAGGACGAAACTAA
- a CDS encoding flavodoxin, with protein sequence MKQVTVVYWSGTGNTELMAKAVAEGAKGAGATVKLLSVEDASPEEVLAADAIALGCPAMGDEVLEESFMDPFVEALEGQGIEGTALALFGSYDWGDGRWMREWEERLSEHKAKVVGTLIIHNTPDEEGLVECRTLGEKLAAQ encoded by the coding sequence ATGAAGCAAGTTACAGTCGTTTACTGGAGTGGAACAGGCAATACCGAATTGATGGCGAAAGCGGTCGCCGAAGGAGCGAAAGGGGCAGGCGCTACCGTGAAGCTGCTTTCGGTGGAGGACGCGTCGCCGGAAGAGGTGCTCGCTGCCGATGCCATCGCATTAGGTTGCCCGGCGATGGGTGACGAGGTGCTGGAGGAAAGCTTTATGGATCCCTTTGTGGAGGCGTTGGAAGGTCAGGGGATAGAGGGAACCGCCCTGGCTCTCTTCGGTTCTTATGACTGGGGTGATGGCCGTTGGATGCGGGAATGGGAGGAGCGGCTCTCGGAGCATAAGGCCAAAGTCGTGGGAACGTTAATTATTCATAATACGCCGGACGAAGAAGGTTTGGTCGAGTGCCGGACCCTGGGCGAAAAGCTGGCTGCCCAGTAA
- a CDS encoding heavy metal translocating P-type ATPase, translated as MVYQSLALPLGGGLTGRDAALLEATIRQLPAIASAYTDHTGKLIIHYTGTLPFQQLQQVLNRVLSSKPAPRPAPQYDPNEEFAEYRRDAIFSGIGLVGFQLLRMTSPGLFSTLQLARSAYVLFAARKFIVSGVRSLAVDRQPNADTLTTTAVFASIIGGKPESSLTLLSLSNLAEMLTTYTAERARKHISQLLHLDQQFVWKAEADGHEIKVSLDSIKAGDRVSVHLGEKICVDGKVIAGAAAVDQSSITGEYVPAEKTIGDYVYAGTVLQNGYLMILVEKVGDDTALARIVHMVEEAQTRRAPVQNFADRMSNMLVPISFIAAGLVYGITKDWQRVLNMLFIDFSCGLKLSTATAISAAIGQAASRGVLVKGGNYIEALASIDTVVLDKTGTITVGKPQIIAIQTADQVPEEELLLLAASAEYHSAHPLASAILEYVSDKGWDIPPHKHTETIVGHGIRAEIPDFKEFCGGQILVGSLRFMKENDVTMTVLDYDFAADHGYNLIFVAREQELLGLLIVSDPIRPTWKKTINQLRRRGVDEVVMITGDTEAVAKHVASTLDLDAYHAGVLPEDKATLVTRMQRRSQVLMIGDGINDAPALAFADVGVAMGGRRTDIAVESAAITINSEDPLVLSEVVSLGKTTMNIVRQNFSATIAVNTAAMLLGAVGRTNPMVSALIHNAATIGVVLNSARLLLPKKNSQ; from the coding sequence ATGGTCTACCAATCTCTGGCCCTTCCTTTAGGCGGCGGCCTAACCGGACGTGATGCGGCCCTCTTGGAGGCAACCATCCGTCAGTTGCCCGCCATAGCCAGCGCCTATACCGACCATACCGGAAAGCTGATCATTCATTATACGGGCACATTGCCGTTTCAACAATTGCAGCAGGTATTGAACCGTGTCCTGTCCAGCAAGCCGGCACCACGGCCCGCTCCGCAGTATGACCCGAACGAGGAATTTGCCGAATACCGCCGCGATGCCATATTCTCCGGCATCGGCTTAGTCGGCTTTCAGTTACTTCGCATGACCTCTCCCGGCTTATTTTCCACCTTGCAGCTCGCCCGGAGCGCCTATGTTCTGTTTGCCGCCCGCAAATTTATTGTGAGCGGCGTCCGTAGTTTAGCCGTTGATCGCCAGCCGAACGCCGACACGCTGACTACAACGGCTGTTTTTGCTTCTATTATCGGTGGCAAACCGGAATCCAGCTTAACCTTGCTTTCCCTGTCCAATCTTGCCGAGATGCTGACCACTTATACGGCCGAGCGGGCCCGTAAGCATATTTCGCAGCTTTTGCATCTGGACCAGCAGTTTGTCTGGAAAGCCGAAGCAGATGGTCACGAAATCAAGGTCAGCCTGGACAGCATTAAAGCCGGGGACCGGGTCAGCGTTCATTTGGGTGAGAAAATATGCGTAGACGGCAAAGTTATCGCCGGAGCCGCCGCCGTGGATCAATCTTCCATCACCGGTGAATATGTCCCGGCTGAAAAAACTATCGGTGATTATGTATATGCGGGAACCGTTCTGCAAAACGGTTATCTGATGATACTGGTCGAAAAGGTCGGCGACGATACCGCTTTGGCCCGTATCGTCCACATGGTTGAGGAGGCGCAGACACGCCGGGCTCCGGTCCAGAACTTCGCCGACCGTATGTCCAATATGCTGGTGCCGATATCCTTTATTGCCGCCGGTCTCGTCTACGGTATTACCAAGGACTGGCAGCGCGTCCTGAATATGCTGTTTATCGATTTTTCCTGCGGTTTAAAACTTTCCACCGCCACTGCTATTTCGGCGGCGATTGGACAAGCAGCCAGCCGCGGAGTCCTCGTCAAGGGCGGCAACTATATCGAAGCTCTGGCAAGTATCGATACAGTCGTCCTCGATAAAACAGGCACTATTACGGTAGGCAAACCTCAAATTATCGCCATTCAAACAGCCGATCAAGTACCGGAAGAGGAGCTATTGTTACTGGCTGCTTCCGCTGAATATCATTCCGCCCATCCGTTGGCTTCCGCCATCCTAGAATATGTTTCCGATAAGGGCTGGGATATACCGCCTCATAAACATACCGAAACAATTGTCGGCCACGGCATCCGGGCGGAAATCCCTGATTTCAAAGAATTCTGCGGCGGACAGATACTGGTAGGCAGCCTCCGTTTCATGAAGGAAAACGACGTGACGATGACAGTTCTCGACTACGATTTCGCAGCCGACCACGGTTATAATCTGATCTTTGTCGCCCGGGAACAGGAGCTATTGGGCTTGCTCATTGTCAGCGATCCCATCCGCCCTACCTGGAAGAAAACAATCAATCAGCTCAGGCGCCGCGGCGTCGATGAGGTTGTGATGATTACCGGCGATACCGAGGCAGTGGCCAAACATGTAGCTTCCACCTTAGATTTGGATGCCTACCATGCCGGTGTCCTGCCGGAAGATAAGGCCACACTGGTGACCCGTATGCAGCGACGATCACAAGTTCTGATGATTGGTGACGGCATTAACGACGCACCGGCCTTGGCGTTTGCCGATGTAGGCGTAGCCATGGGCGGCCGGCGTACCGATATTGCCGTGGAATCCGCCGCCATTACCATCAACTCCGAAGATCCCCTGGTGCTCTCCGAAGTGGTCTCACTTGGCAAAACGACGATGAATATTGTCCGGCAAAACTTTTCCGCTACTATTGCCGTAAATACGGCAGCCATGCTGCTCGGTGCAGTCGGGCGTACTAATCCGATGGTTTCCGCCCTGATTCACAACGCCGCTACCATTGGCGTCGTTCTTAACAGCGCCAGACTGTTGCTGCCAAAGAAGAACTCCCAATAA
- a CDS encoding DUF3793 family protein — protein MMPQNVIQEETTAIAGQNQSKKDRFLRWLAVELAPTLCGSKPSTILSLINTKSQQALLLWREYGKAVFCDAGVRTLSLRSFADRECVLFYRSDTLLWCINRPAYRAFLENLGYPVTQGSEACLAVLKERFRQCCPHEIGVFLGIPLKDVLGFMGMISLRETCRRDWCIYGNPEESIAVIERFAQDRTHVERLLAIGFCPQEIICRGKERLSYTA, from the coding sequence ATGATGCCGCAAAATGTAATACAAGAGGAGACAACTGCCATAGCCGGGCAAAACCAGTCTAAAAAAGACCGGTTCTTGCGCTGGCTGGCAGTTGAACTGGCACCCACTTTATGTGGCAGTAAGCCGTCGACCATTTTATCACTGATTAATACAAAATCACAGCAAGCTCTTTTGCTTTGGCGGGAATACGGCAAAGCCGTTTTTTGTGACGCCGGCGTCCGGACGTTGTCGTTGCGCAGCTTTGCCGATCGGGAATGCGTGCTCTTCTATCGGTCCGATACGTTGCTGTGGTGCATAAACCGGCCTGCTTACCGGGCCTTTCTGGAAAACCTGGGCTATCCCGTGACGCAGGGAAGTGAGGCTTGCCTGGCGGTGCTTAAAGAGCGTTTTCGCCAGTGCTGTCCGCATGAAATCGGTGTTTTTTTGGGGATTCCCCTTAAAGATGTGCTGGGCTTTATGGGGATGATCTCATTAAGAGAAACCTGCCGCCGGGATTGGTGCATTTATGGCAATCCGGAGGAATCTATTGCTGTTATTGAGCGCTTTGCCCAGGATCGTACCCATGTGGAACGGCTGCTGGCGATCGGTTTTTGTCCGCAGGAGATTATCTGCCGGGGAAAAGAGCGTTTGTCCTATACGGCATAA
- a CDS encoding 50S ribosomal protein L9 — protein MFTRSDFWIGLVVGTIAGAFGYKLMSEQAARSATPLLPIQPGSVPAEPPLEELLRQKERLEDLIAEKQQGAVNG, from the coding sequence ATGTTTACAAGAAGCGATTTTTGGATTGGTCTGGTTGTTGGCACCATCGCCGGGGCTTTCGGCTACAAACTGATGAGCGAACAAGCAGCCCGCAGTGCTACTCCTCTGCTGCCCATTCAACCGGGAAGCGTTCCGGCGGAACCTCCCTTGGAAGAATTACTGCGGCAAAAAGAACGTCTGGAAGATTTGATTGCTGAAAAACAGCAAGGTGCGGTAAACGGTTAA
- a CDS encoding STAS domain-containing protein, with product MSIWSKADFQQVKITVQGDVLAEHLELLENYLLDRLHYGYRRIFLDMNAVRSFHPALIQLLVYIRRQFDKQGGKLSIDYRDGIIGEWN from the coding sequence ATGTCGATTTGGAGTAAAGCTGATTTTCAGCAAGTAAAAATAACGGTACAGGGCGATGTCCTGGCGGAGCATCTGGAACTGTTAGAGAACTACCTTTTAGACAGGCTGCACTATGGCTACCGGCGTATTTTTTTGGATATGAATGCCGTGCGGTCTTTCCATCCGGCCTTAATTCAGTTGTTGGTCTATATCCGGCGTCAGTTTGACAAACAGGGCGGTAAACTTTCCATTGACTACCGTGACGGCATAATTGGAGAGTGGAATTAG
- a CDS encoding HMA2 domain-containing protein has translation MLLSNNRERINAGLLLSLLGNLASLPFSRRYHILLGSCLAMLSLFHTWQHRHHFSGMLKKEQETMGWLTKYKNSLQTSRHSQFLQSLQVQHYLPGRIRLYSKHLLNNQSVAAELNRLLTAVPELTGFSVSTATGSILLQYTPEAVVGSSFLQELEQFALAHYRR, from the coding sequence GTGCTTTTAAGTAACAACCGGGAACGAATCAATGCTGGCCTGTTACTATCCCTGCTAGGAAATCTCGCCTCTTTGCCGTTCAGCAGGCGCTATCATATCCTCTTGGGTTCTTGTCTTGCCATGCTGTCGCTGTTCCATACCTGGCAGCACCGTCACCACTTTTCAGGCATGTTAAAAAAGGAGCAGGAAACGATGGGTTGGTTAACCAAATATAAAAATTCTCTGCAAACAAGCCGGCATTCACAATTTCTTCAATCTCTTCAGGTTCAGCACTACCTTCCCGGCAGAATCCGCCTTTACTCAAAGCATCTACTGAACAACCAGTCTGTCGCCGCGGAACTGAATCGCCTGTTAACGGCTGTTCCGGAGCTGACCGGCTTTTCGGTCAGTACGGCCACAGGCTCCATATTGCTGCAATATACTCCCGAGGCAGTAGTGGGCAGCTCCTTTCTGCAGGAACTGGAACAGTTTGCTTTGGCACATTACAGGAGGTAG
- the rpsD gene encoding 30S ribosomal protein S4 has product MATRREPRFKLCRKLGVNIYGHPKALSRLTKDGARNRKKTSEYGLQLLEKQKLKAYYGLLEKQFSRYVEKAKKGKDITGVALLRLLETRLDNLVYRIGFANSIRQARQMVTHGHITLNGSKVNIPSCHVKIGDCVALREKSRENEMFAGNFLELKSFEVPYIQKDFTAFSGTLTRLPEREEIPIEVNEILVVEFYSK; this is encoded by the coding sequence ATGGCCACAAGAAGAGAACCGCGATTTAAACTATGCCGCAAACTGGGTGTCAATATTTACGGCCATCCCAAAGCACTGAGCCGGTTGACAAAGGATGGGGCAAGAAACCGGAAAAAGACCTCGGAATATGGATTGCAGTTATTGGAAAAACAAAAGTTAAAGGCTTATTATGGTTTGCTGGAAAAGCAGTTTTCCCGCTATGTGGAAAAAGCGAAAAAGGGAAAAGACATTACCGGTGTCGCTTTGCTGCGGCTCTTAGAGACCAGATTGGATAATCTGGTATACCGGATCGGCTTTGCCAATTCGATACGGCAAGCGCGGCAAATGGTTACCCATGGACATATTACACTGAACGGCAGCAAGGTTAATATTCCGTCCTGCCATGTTAAGATTGGTGACTGCGTTGCCTTGCGGGAAAAGTCCCGGGAGAATGAGATGTTTGCCGGCAATTTTCTGGAACTGAAGTCTTTTGAGGTTCCTTATATCCAAAAAGACTTTACGGCATTTAGCGGAACGTTAACCCGCCTGCCTGAACGGGAAGAAATTCCTATTGAAGTCAATGAAATCCTGGTTGTTGAGTTTTACTCGAAATAA